The region TAAGATGGATAGCTGAGTGGTGATGATATAAAAACGTTGCTTTCTTTGGCTCCGAATATACTGTTGATGTAAAGACTTCCATTCATCCTTCATCAGCGTCCAGCTCCTTCCAAATGCGCTGAAAAATATCACGAAAGCCTACGTTTTCTCTAGCTAAAAATGGTTTTTCAGCACGAATCTCCTCAGGTACAACGATTTCTTCTTTAATACGTCCAGGATTTTTTTCCAAAATATATATACGATCAGACATCGCTATGCTCTCAGCGATATCATGAGTAACAAGTACGGCTGTTTTTTGATGGCTTTTTAACGTTTTCCATACCAGATCCTCAAGCTGTAGCTTTGTTTGATAATCAAGAGCTGAAAAAGGCTCATCAAGCAGGAGGATGTCAGGGTTAGTAACCAGAGTTCGAACAAGTGAAGCTCGTTGTCTCATGCCTCCTGAAAGCTGTGAAGGATAATGGTGCTTAAAAGCAGAAAGCCCCATCTCATGAAGCAGATAATTGGCGTAATTTCTTGTTTCTTGGTCTAGACGCTTCATGACCTTTAACCCGGTCAATACATTTTTTAGAATAGATTTCCATTCAAATAAGTAATCACTTTGAAGCATATAGCCAATGTCTGCTGAAGGTTTTGTTTTCTCTACTCCATGGATCTTTATCGTCCCTTTTGTTGGTTGAAGAAGACCTGAAATGGAGGAGAGGATCGTGCTTTTACCGCAGCCACTTGGACCAACCAGGCTAATAAACTCTCCCGGCTCCACCGTCAAAGAAATATTTTCAATGGCTACGTTTGCTTCCTTTTGCGTGACAAATACATGTGAAACATGCTGAAGCTCGATGCTAGCTTGAGTGGACAAAAGCAATCCCTCCTTATTATAGATTCTGCTCTAGGTAAAGGTGGATAGAGATACAGTATTCTATGGCTGGATGAGATAGAAGGTGCGAAAAGAATCAAAAAAAACCGAGACAACAGTCCCGGCTAAAATGAACACGATGCTTATTGATTGATTGCCTGTTCGGCAAATCTTGTTTCCACCAATGTATCATACTCTACAATCTGCTCAAGCTCCCCAGCCTGATCAATGATTTCCTGCAATAAGAGCCAAGACTCCTCCTGAAGAATAGGAGTTGGAGCGTAGGATTCTTGCTCAGCATAACGATTGATAACGGATATGACGATATCTAGATCTGTATCCTCAAAGAAAGGTAAGATTGCTTCAGCAATCTCTTCTGTAGGCGTTGCATAGACGTACTGCTGAGCCTTATATATTGCATTGGTAAAGCGTTGAATAGTATCAGCATTATCGTTAATATAGCTCTGTTTGGACATGAACACCGTATAAGGGATTTGCCCACTCTCAGCACCGAAGGACGCAACAATATGCCCAATACCTTCTTTTTCAAAGAGGGTAGCTTGAGGCTCAAAAAGCTGCACATACTCTCCCG is a window of Bacillus horti DNA encoding:
- a CDS encoding ABC transporter ATP-binding protein, which gives rise to MSTQASIELQHVSHVFVTQKEANVAIENISLTVEPGEFISLVGPSGCGKSTILSSISGLLQPTKGTIKIHGVEKTKPSADIGYMLQSDYLFEWKSILKNVLTGLKVMKRLDQETRNYANYLLHEMGLSAFKHHYPSQLSGGMRQRASLVRTLVTNPDILLLDEPFSALDYQTKLQLEDLVWKTLKSHQKTAVLVTHDIAESIAMSDRIYILEKNPGRIKEEIVVPEEIRAEKPFLARENVGFRDIFQRIWKELDADEG